From a single Oncorhynchus tshawytscha isolate Ot180627B linkage group LG33, Otsh_v2.0, whole genome shotgun sequence genomic region:
- the LOC112231351 gene encoding 28S ribosomal protein S12, mitochondrial, with amino-acid sequence MALLGSLRPALTSFLQVSQSVSQWSGPVLSRTMATLNQMHRRGKPSPPPPSVSAMFGRPQLKAVILKTMIRKPKKPNSANRKCARVRLSNGKEAVVFIPGEGHNLQEHNVVLVQGGRTQDLPGVKLTVVRGKYDCAHVVKKKNN; translated from the exons ATGGCTTTATTGGGGAGTCTGAGACCAGCGTTGACATCATTTCTGCAAG tgtctcagtctgtctcccaATGgtctggacctgtcctctccagAACTATGGCTACTCTGAATCAGATGCATCGCCGGGGGAAGCCATCACCCCCTCCCCCGAGCGTCAGCGCCATGTTCGGCCGCCCCCAGCTGAAGGCAGTAATCCTGAAGACAATGATCCGGAAACCCAAGAAGCCAAACTCGGCCAACCGTAAATGTGCCAGAGTCCGCCTCAGTAACGGCAAGGAGGCAGTGGTGTTCATTCCTGGGGAGGGACACAACCTCCAGGAGCACAACGTAGTGCTGGTGCAGGGGGGCAGGACACAGGACCTGCCAGGAGTCAAGCTGACTGTGGTCAGGGGAAAATATGACTGTGCCCATGTTGTGAAGAAGAAAAATAACTAA
- the kif4 gene encoding kinesin family member 4, translating to MTKEDDKSIPVRVALRCRPLVAKEINEGCQTCLTFVPGEPQVVVGTEKAFTYDFVFDPTTEQEEVFNSAVSPLLCGLFKGYHATVLAYGQTGSGKTFSMGGTYTSAQENEPTVGVIPRVVRMIFQEREKHTDCEISLTVSYLEIYNEEILDLLCPSASKDKPSTINIREDPKEGIKIVGLTERQVMSAHEMVGCLELGNSARTVGSTAMNAASSRSHAIFTITLEQRRGADKSDNVVSKLHLVDLAGSERQKKTKAEGDRLKEGISINRGLLSLGNVISALGDESKKGTGFVPYRDSKLTRLLQDSLGGNSHTLMIACISPADSNIEETINTLRYADRARKIKNKPVVNVDPRTAEMKHLKQQVQELQVMLLHARGGVSPVLSGSEPAENMSKILERTHTLQDENNKLSRALSEAAGQTALMLERIIMTDQANEKLQSKLEELRQHAACKVNLQRVMETLEDQELKENVEVIQNLQHVILQLQDESAGLAATIEALAADCGAEGEDSPDGPGSGSRTPTDGSPSAAADKDSSEAFTTQHALRQAQMSKELIELNNVLALKEEFVRKMCQNDSHLEPMQTEHQNNIKSLQTSVGSLQKEKEDLIQALQSAKKDVNQAKLSEQRRKRLQELEAQITDMKKKLQEQSKLLKVKESSVRSVAKLNHEIQAMKTQRVQLMRQMKEDSEKFRVWKNKKDKEVLQLKEKDRKRQFQMVKLESDFQKQANVLRRKTEEAAAANKRLKDALQKRSEVAEKRKDIHYRGLEGAAGRVKTWLLNEVEVLVSTGEARRHLQDLLEDRKILAEEISQLKQQMEAGERPAAKVRRRTLIISELESQGELEASLSKQVDNLGTEINLRSAQIADLQQKVLDADNEGRLKQRWDNITTMVEAKCALKVLMSELVSAKMTSSTLESELKQEKSNVLDLQKTLCDERKLMSTMDMEHQHHLVELEQMHQEKVLYLLGQLQSKESKSVEKKQEEETSKRERELLQRLKFQEDEIEKMRELNEQNQRLMDENEQYKQKLTLLQLASGKKINNLLPTSTQSPDDSFEYIPRKPKGRRFTTARAPLKMAIDMEELESPSESEEVEWCPEKNESGRNRKSSNVKKPKATGCACKGRCGNKLCRCRKGKMSCGENCQCDHEKCRNMDNQTSSIDSSEVTDDGSKDLVSIPQDPTAVSPGDATFFKPPCVTPTKLVRKSVSVEEEEEEDEEDEERNTASFLKKKKRVLTSFQNSFFSGCTPIREES from the exons ATGACAAAGGAGGATGATAAGTCGATCCCTGTGCGGGTTGCCCTGCGGTGTCGACCTTTGGTTGCTAAAGAAATCAACGAGGGTTGCCAGACCTGTCTCACTTTCGTGCCAGGGGAGCCACAG GTGGTTGTTGGCACTGAAAAGGCGTTCACATACGATTTTGTATTTGATCCTACAACTGAACAAGAGGAAGTCTTCAACAGTGCTGTTTCACCATTATTGTGTGGTCTTTTTAAAG GCTATCATGCTACTGTGCTTGCATATGGACAGACTGGTTCAGGGAAGACCTTTTCTATGGGAGGAACATACACCTCAGCCCAGGAGAATGAGCCCACCGTTGGAGTCATCCCCAGGGTGGTCAGAATGATCTTCCAGGAAAGGGAGAAGCATACCGATTGTGAAATCTCTCTTACAGTGTCTTATCTGGAG ATATACAATGAAGAGATCCTGGACTTGCTCTGTCCATCGGCATCCAAAGATAAACCATCAACCATCAACATTCGGGAGGACCCCAAAGAGGGCATAAAG ATTGTGGGCCTGACTGAGAGACAGGTGATGTCTGCCCATGAGATGGTAGGTTGCTTGGAGCTGGGGAACTCAGCCCGCACTGTGGGCTCTACTGCGATGAATGCTGCCTCGTCTCGCTCCCATGCAATATTCACCATCACCCTGGAGCAGCGCAGGGGTGCAGACAA ATCTGACAATGTGGTGTCAAAACTACACCTGGTGGATCTGGCTGGCtctgagagacagaaaaagaccaAAGCTGAGGGAGATCGTCTGAAGGAAG GCATCAGCATCAACCGAGGCCTGCTCTCCCTGGGAAACGTGATCAGCGCCCTCGGTGACGAGAGCAAGAAAGGCACCGGCTTTGTGCCCTACAGGGACTCTAAACTAACCAGACTGCTGCAGG ATTCATTGGGAGGTAACAGCCACACCTTGATGATCGCCTGCATCAGCCCTGCAGACTCCAACATTGAGGAGACGATAAACACGTTGCGTTACGCTGACAGAGCCCGCAAGATAAAAAACAAACCTGTGGTCAACGTGGACCCTCGAACTGCTGAAATGAAACACCTGAAGCAGCAG GTTCAGGAGCTACAGGTGATGCTTCTGCATGCACGTGGAGGTGTGTCACCAGTGCTTTCTGG GTCTGAGCCAGCGGAGAACATGTCTAAGATCCTGGAGCGGACCCATACCCTACAGGATGAAAACAACAAGCTGAGCCGTGCGCTGAGCGAGGCAGCTGGCCAGACTGCCCTGATGCTTGAGAGGATCATCATG ACGGATCAAGCAAATGAGAAGCTGCAAAGCAAACTGGAAGAGTTGAGGCAGCATGCAGC GTGTAAGGTGAACCTGCAGAGGGTGATGGAGACTCTGGAGGACCAGGAGCTGAAGGAGAATGTGGAAGTGATCCAGAATCTGCAGCACGTCATCCTGCAGCTCCAG GATGAGAGTGCTGGCCTTGCTGCCACCATTGAGGCGTTGGCTGCAGACTGTGGGGCTGAAGGAGAGGACAGCCCGGATGGGCCAGGGAGTGGCAGCAGGACCCCAACTGATGGCTCTCCTTCA GCTGCTGCTGACAAGGACTCTTCAGAGGCCTTCACTACCCAGCATGCCCTGCGTCAGGCTCAGATGTCCAAGGAGTTGATTGAGCTCAACAACGTTCTGGCTCTGAAGGAGGAGTTTGTCAGGAAGATGTGCCAGAACGACAGCCACCTGGAGCCTATGCAGACTGAACACCAG AATAACATCAAGAGCCTGCAGACATCAGTGGGCTCTCTGCAGAAGGAAAAGGAGGACCTCATCCAGGCTCTCCAATCTGCCAAGAAGGATGTCAATCAGGCTAA gCTGAGTGAGCAACGGAGAAAGCGTCTGCAAGAGCTGGAGGCTCAGATCACAGACATGAAGAAGAAGCTCCAGGAGCAGTCCAAACTCCTCAAGGTCAAAGAGTCCTCTGTTCGCAGCGTGGCCAAGCTCAACCATGAGATCCAG GCTATGAAGACTCAGCGTGTACAGCTGATGAGGCAGATGAAGGAGGACTCTGAGAAGTTCAGAGTGTGGAAGAACAAGAAGGACAAGGAGGTGCTTCAGCTCaaggagaag GACCGTAAACGTCAGTttcagatggtgaagcttgaGAGTGACTTCCAGAAGCAAGCTAATGTCTTGCGTCGTAAAACTGAGGAG GCCGCAGCAGCCAATAAGCGTCTGAAGGATGCCCTACAGAAGAGGAGTGAGGTGGCAGAGAAACGAAAGGATATCCATTACAGAGGGCTGGAGGGAGCAGCCGGGAGAGTGAAG ACCTGGCTCCTGAACGAGGTGGAGGTGCTGGTGAGCACAGGGGAGGCGCGGCGCCACCTGCAGGACCTGCTGGAGGACAGGAAGATCCTGGCAGAGGAGATCTCCCAACTTAAACAACAGATGGAGGCAGGGGAGCGGCCTGCTGCCAAAGTCAGG CGTCGGACCCTCATCATCTCAGAGCTGGAGAGTCAGGGAGAGTTGGAGGCGTCTCTCAGCAAACAGGTGGACAATCTGGGGACAGAAATAAACCTCAG GAGTGCCCAGATAGCTGACCTACAACAGAAGGTTCTGGATGCAGACAATGAGGGGCGCTTGAAGCAACGCTGGGACAACATCACTACTATGGTGGAGGCCAAGTGTGCCCTCAAGGTCCTCATGTCAGAG CTGGTGTCTGCCAAAATGACCAGTTCTACGCTGGAGAGCGAGCTAAAGCAGGAGAAAAGCAACGTGCTGGACCTTCAGAAGACGCTGTGTGACGAGAGGAAACTGATGTCTACCATGGACATGGAGCACCAGCACCACCTGGTGGAGCTGGAGCAGATGCACCAGGAGAAGGTCCTGTACCTCCTGGGTCAGCTGCAGAGCAAGGAGAGCAAGTCAGTGGAGAAAAAACAGGAGGAGGAGACttcaaaaagagagagggagcttcTGCAGCGCCTCAAGTTCCAG GAGGATGAGATTGAAAAGATGCGGGAATTGAATGAGCAAAACCAGAGGCTGATGGATGAAAATGAACAATACAAACAG AAACTAACACTGCTCCAGTTGGCCAGTGGGAAAAAGATCAACAACCTACTGCCAACATCCACTCAGTCCCCAGATGACTCCTTTGAGTACATCCCGCGTAAG CCTAAAGGCCGGCGTTTCACTACAGCCAGGGCTCCCCTGAAGATGGCCATTGACATGGAGGAGCTAGAGTCTCCCTCAGAGTCAGAGGAGGTTGAGTGGTGCCCTGAGAAGAATGAGAGTGGCCGTAACAGAAAGAGCTCCAATGTCAAAAAACCCAAGGCTACAGGG TGTGCCTGTAAGGGTCGCTGTGGCAACAAGCTGTGCCGGTGCCGTAAGGGAAAGATGAGCTGTGGGGAGAACTGCCAGTGTGACCATGAGAAGTGTCGCAACATGGACAACCAGACGTCCAGTATA GACTCCAGCGAGGTCACCGACGATGGGTCCAAAGATTTAGTTTCTATTCCTCAAGACCCCACAGCCGTTAGCCCTGGTGACGCCACGTTCTTTAAACCACCTTGTGTCACTCCCACCAAG CTTGTGAGGAAGAGTGTCTCTgtcgaggaggaggaagaggaagatgaggaggatgaagaaagGAACACAGCCAGCTTCTTGAAGAAGAAAAAACGAGTCCTTACTAGCTTCCAGAACAGCTTTTTCTCTGGATGTACGCCCATCAGGGAAGAGTCTTAA